The Rhodopseudomonas palustris genome window below encodes:
- the phnE gene encoding phosphonate ABC transporter, permease protein PhnE: MQAAVTELPEPQLRALADHYDAAVAAKRRRLALGGAILIAAIAAAAWMGEVDLVKLADNFWRFPSYFISIAPKLALATLWTDLADWFWGIKRWTGLLLDTILIAYVGTLLGALAGFALCFLASANLVRSRALVFVTRRFLEFCRTVPEIVFALLFVLAFGLGPLPGVLAIAIHTAGALGKLFAEVVENIDDKPLEGVVSSGGDWFEMVRFAVVPQVLSNFVSYALLRFEINVRGAAVMGFVGAGGIGQDLIEAVRKFYYSDVSAILLLIIVTVMAIDYFTEGVRRRLIGQERR, translated from the coding sequence ATGCAGGCAGCCGTCACAGAACTTCCCGAGCCTCAGCTCCGCGCCCTCGCCGATCACTACGACGCGGCGGTGGCGGCGAAGCGGCGTCGGCTGGCGCTCGGCGGCGCGATCCTGATCGCTGCGATCGCCGCGGCCGCCTGGATGGGCGAAGTCGATCTGGTCAAGCTGGCCGATAATTTCTGGCGGTTTCCGTCCTACTTCATCTCGATCGCGCCGAAGCTCGCGCTCGCGACACTGTGGACCGACCTCGCCGACTGGTTCTGGGGCATCAAGCGCTGGACCGGGTTGCTGCTCGACACGATTCTGATCGCCTATGTGGGCACGCTGCTCGGGGCGCTCGCCGGTTTCGCGCTGTGCTTTCTCGCCTCGGCCAATCTTGTGCGTTCGCGCGCGCTGGTCTTCGTCACCCGCCGCTTCCTCGAATTCTGCCGCACCGTGCCGGAGATCGTGTTCGCGCTGCTGTTCGTGCTGGCGTTCGGGCTCGGCCCGCTGCCCGGCGTGCTGGCGATCGCGATTCACACCGCCGGCGCGCTCGGCAAGCTGTTCGCCGAAGTGGTCGAGAACATCGACGACAAGCCGCTGGAGGGCGTGGTTTCGTCCGGCGGTGACTGGTTCGAGATGGTCCGGTTCGCGGTCGTGCCGCAGGTGCTGTCGAACTTCGTCAGCTACGCACTGCTGCGGTTCGAGATCAACGTCCGCGGCGCGGCCGTGATGGGCTTCGTCGGTGCCGGCGGCATCGGCCAGGACCTGATCGAGGCGGTGCGCAAGTTCTACTACAGCGACGTTAGCGCCATCCTGCTGCTGATCATCGTCACCGTGATGGCGATCGACTATTTCACCGAAGGCGTGCGCCGCCGTCTGATCGGTCAGGAGCGACGATGA
- the phnF gene encoding phosphonate metabolism transcriptional regulator PhnF codes for MTAEALSSGVALWRQVADGIEMAIADGRYLPGGKLPGETEIAENYGVNRHTVRRALAALAERGLVRAERGSGTFVRSRRIAYPLRTRTRFSEIINAGGREPRGQLISAEREAATGALAGQLDLDIGAPLFRIEALRSADGVPISRGTTWLSAVRFPDAPKVFAAKRSMTKVLAHYGISDYRRLSTRITASVVDAADAARLDLAAGRPVLVVESIDVAADGTPLLTSRARFAAERVEFVIEPD; via the coding sequence ATGACCGCCGAGGCCCTCTCTTCAGGCGTCGCGCTGTGGCGTCAGGTCGCCGACGGCATCGAGATGGCGATCGCCGACGGCCGCTATCTGCCCGGTGGCAAGCTGCCGGGGGAGACCGAGATCGCCGAGAACTACGGGGTCAACCGCCACACCGTGCGGCGGGCGCTTGCGGCGCTGGCAGAGCGTGGATTGGTGCGCGCCGAGCGGGGCAGCGGCACCTTCGTCCGCAGCCGGCGGATCGCCTATCCGCTGCGCACCCGGACGCGGTTTTCCGAGATCATCAATGCGGGCGGCCGCGAGCCGCGCGGTCAATTGATCTCCGCGGAGCGAGAGGCCGCGACCGGCGCGCTCGCCGGCCAGCTCGATCTCGACATCGGCGCGCCACTGTTCCGGATCGAGGCGCTGCGATCGGCGGATGGCGTGCCGATCAGCCGCGGCACGACCTGGCTGTCGGCGGTGCGCTTTCCCGATGCGCCCAAGGTGTTCGCGGCGAAACGCTCGATGACCAAGGTGCTGGCGCATTACGGCATCAGCGACTATCGCCGGCTGTCGACCCGGATCACCGCCTCGGTGGTCGATGCCGCCGATGCGGCGCGGCTCGATCTGGCGGCCGGGCGGCCGGTGCTGGTGGTGGAGAGCATCGACGTCGCTGCCGACGGCACCCCGCTGCTGACCTCCCGCGCCCGCTTCGCCGCCGAGCGGGTCGAGTTCGTGATCGAGCCGGATTAG
- the phnE gene encoding phosphonate ABC transporter, permease protein PhnE, with amino-acid sequence MSTARRTLSFGDEAGIAARFPEHFRPNWINRAKLIGGLTLAAAIFVFGLIRLEIPFDRLFSGIGRLIEFLGLMLPPDPGSWQLAQVYLHAMGETLAIAFLGTLGGALLAFPVSFLAARNVLRIRPLQLLTRRLLDAVRGVDTLIWALIWVGVVGLGPFAGILAVMCSDFGNFGKLFSEAFEAADEKASEGVKATGGSHVHSVRFGMLPQVVPILASQVLYFFESNTRSATIIGIVGAGGIGLQLAEQIRVLEWQKVSFLILMILVTVAAIDWISSKLRFAIIGRKAVA; translated from the coding sequence ATGAGCACCGCCCGCCGCACTCTGAGCTTCGGCGACGAAGCCGGCATCGCCGCCCGCTTCCCCGAACACTTCCGTCCCAACTGGATCAACCGCGCAAAGCTGATCGGCGGCCTGACCTTGGCTGCAGCGATCTTCGTGTTCGGCCTGATCCGGCTCGAAATCCCGTTCGACAGGTTATTCAGCGGCATCGGCCGCCTGATCGAGTTTCTCGGCCTGATGCTGCCGCCCGATCCGGGATCGTGGCAGCTCGCGCAAGTCTATCTGCACGCGATGGGCGAAACGCTGGCGATCGCCTTTCTCGGCACGCTCGGCGGCGCACTGCTGGCGTTTCCGGTGTCGTTCCTGGCAGCGCGCAATGTACTGCGCATCCGCCCGCTGCAACTCTTGACGCGGCGCCTGCTTGACGCGGTGCGCGGCGTCGACACGCTGATCTGGGCGCTGATCTGGGTCGGCGTCGTCGGGCTCGGCCCATTCGCCGGCATTCTGGCAGTGATGTGCTCGGATTTCGGCAATTTCGGCAAGCTGTTCTCGGAGGCCTTCGAAGCTGCCGACGAAAAGGCGAGCGAAGGCGTCAAGGCGACCGGCGGCTCACACGTCCACAGCGTCCGCTTCGGCATGTTGCCGCAGGTAGTCCCGATTCTGGCCAGCCAGGTGCTGTACTTCTTCGAATCCAACACCCGCTCCGCCACCATCATCGGCATCGTCGGTGCCGGCGGCATCGGGTTGCAGCTCGCCGAGCAGATCCGCGTGCTGGAGTGGCAGAAGGTGTCGTTCCTGATCCTGATGATCCTCGTCACCGTAGCGGCGATCGACTGGATCTCCAGCAAGCTGCGGTTTGCGATCATCGGCCGAAAGGCGGTCGCTTAA
- the phnG gene encoding phosphonate C-P lyase system protein PhnG, producing the protein MHAETTNLPEQAAIARRRVAMAVLAASDTAAIDARVGALAPPAFTLLREPEQGLVMLRGRIGGDGAAFNVGEATVSRAAVRLASGEVGFGYTLGRDRTKAKLIALCDALLQSANYSAAVEAEVIAPLRTEVEAARAEKAAQTAATKVDFYTLVRGEG; encoded by the coding sequence ATGCACGCCGAAACCACGAACCTCCCCGAACAAGCCGCGATCGCGCGCCGCCGCGTCGCGATGGCGGTGTTGGCTGCGTCGGATACCGCAGCGATCGACGCGCGCGTCGGAGCCCTGGCGCCGCCGGCGTTCACGCTGCTGCGCGAGCCGGAACAGGGACTGGTGATGCTGCGCGGCCGGATCGGCGGCGATGGCGCGGCCTTCAATGTCGGCGAGGCGACGGTGTCGCGCGCTGCGGTGCGGCTCGCCAGTGGCGAGGTCGGGTTCGGCTACACGTTGGGACGAGATCGTACCAAGGCGAAGCTGATCGCGCTGTGCGACGCGCTGCTGCAATCGGCGAACTATTCGGCTGCGGTCGAGGCCGAGGTGATCGCGCCGCTACGAACCGAGGTCGAAGCCGCTCGTGCCGAAAAGGCCGCCCAGACGGCTGCCACCAAGGTCGATTTCTACACGCTGGTGCGAGGCGAGGGCTGA
- the phnH gene encoding phosphonate C-P lyase system protein PhnH, with protein sequence MTTTELAAGFADKVLGAQSTFRAVMEAMARPGRIQRISVEAGTPAPLMHGSAALALTLFDHDTPIWLDETIAADGTVAQWLKFHTGAPLTGDPSSAAFALIGDGSALLPLERFALGTPEYPDRSTTLIIQAQALGSGDGFRLHGPGIDGETLLQASLQPADLFDRLSINAALFPRGLDVVLVSGDQVVAIPRTTRLSQGS encoded by the coding sequence ATGACCACCACCGAACTTGCCGCCGGCTTTGCCGACAAGGTGCTCGGCGCGCAATCGACCTTCCGCGCCGTGATGGAAGCGATGGCGCGGCCCGGCCGCATCCAACGCATCAGCGTCGAAGCCGGCACACCGGCGCCGCTGATGCACGGCAGCGCCGCACTGGCGCTGACGCTGTTCGATCACGACACGCCGATCTGGCTCGACGAGACGATCGCGGCGGACGGCACCGTGGCGCAGTGGCTGAAGTTTCACACCGGCGCGCCGCTGACCGGCGATCCCTCTTCCGCGGCATTCGCGCTGATCGGCGACGGCTCAGCGTTGCTGCCGCTCGAGCGGTTCGCGCTCGGCACGCCAGAATATCCGGACCGGTCGACGACCCTCATTATTCAAGCGCAGGCGCTCGGCTCCGGCGACGGCTTCCGGCTGCACGGTCCCGGCATCGATGGCGAGACGCTGCTGCAAGCATCGCTGCAGCCCGCCGACCTGTTCGATCGCCTGAGTATCAACGCAGCGCTGTTTCCGCGCGGCCTCGACGTGGTGCTGGTGAGCGGCGATCAGGTGGTGGCGATCCCGCGCACCACGCGCCTCAGCCAAGGGAGCTGA